One genomic region from Zalophus californianus isolate mZalCal1 chromosome 14, mZalCal1.pri.v2, whole genome shotgun sequence encodes:
- the MN1 gene encoding transcriptional activator MN1 — MFGLDQFEPQINSRNAGQGERNFNEAGLSMNAHFKAPAFHAGGPPGPVDPAMSALGEPPILSMNMEPYGFHARGHSELHAGGLQAQPVHGFFGGQQPHHGHPGGHHPHQHHPHFGGNFGGPDPGASCLHGGRLLGYGGAAGGLGSQPPFAEGYDHMAESQGPESFGPQRPGNLSDFHSSGASGHAVPAPCLPLDQSPNRAASFHGLPASSGSDSHSLEPRRVANQGAVDSLEYNYPGEAPSGHFDMFSPSDSEGQLPHYAAGRQVPGSSFPGASAMPRAAGMVGLSKMHAQPPPPPQQPQPPPQPQQHGVFFERFGGARKMPVGLEPAVGSRHPLIQPPQQAPPPPPQQPPQPPQQPQPQPQPQPPPPPPPPPGLLVRQNSCPPALPRPQQGEAGTPSGGLQDGGPLLPSQHAQFEYPIHRLENRSMHPYSEPVFNMQHPPPQQAPNQRLQHFDAPPYMNVAKRPRFDFPGSAGVDRCASWNGSMHNGALDNHLSPSAYSGLPGEFTPPVPDSFPSGPALQHPAPDHQSLQPQQQHQQPQQQQRQNAALMIKQMASRNQQQRLRQPNLAQLGHPGDVGQGGLVHSGPVGGLAQPNFERESTGAGRLGTFEQPAPHLAQESAWFPGPHPPPGDLLPRRMGGSGLPADCGPHDPGLAPPPPPGGSGVLFRGPLQEPLRMPGEGHVPALPSPGLQFGGSLAGLGQLQSPGTAVGLPSAPSERRPPPPDFTAPALGGQPGFPFSSANRQATPHSGPGVNSPPSAGGGGGSTGGGGGGGGGGGGGGGGGAYPPQPDFQPSQRASASKLGALSLGSFNKPSSKDNLFGQSCLAALSTACQNMIASLGAPNLNVTFNKKNPPEGKRKLSQNETDGAAVAGNPGSDYFPGGTAPGAPGPGGPSGTSNSGSKASGPPNPPAQGDGTSLSPNYTLESTSGNDGKPVPGGGGRGRGRRKRDSGHVSPGTFFDKYSAAPDSGGAPGVSPGQQQAPGAAVGGSSTSEARGAPTPHDKALTSPSWGKGAELLLGDQPDLMASLDGGAKSDGSSPHVGEFASDEVSTSYANEDEVSSSSDNPPALAKASRSPLVTGSPKLPPRGVGAGEHGPKAPPPPLGLGIMSTSTSTPDSYGGGGTGHPGTPGLEQVRTPTSSSGAPPPDEIHPLEILQAQIQLQRQQFSISEDQPLGLKGGKKGECAVGSSGAQNGDSELGSCCSEAVKSAMSTIDLDSLMAEHSATWYMPADKALVDGADDDKTLAPWEKAKPQNPNSKEAHDLPANKASATQPGSHLQCLSVHCTDDVGDAKARASVPTWRSLHSDISNRFGTFVAALT, encoded by the coding sequence ATGTTTGGGCTGGACCAATTCGAGCCCCAGATCAACAGCAGGAACGCTGGCCAGGGCGAGAGGAACTTTAACGAGGCCGGACTAAGCATGAATGCCCACTTTAAGGCCCCGGCTTTCCACGCGGGGGGACCCCCTGGCCCGGTGGACCCTGCCATGAGCGCGCTGGGCGAGCCCCCGATCTTGAGCATGAACATGGAGCCTTACGGCTTCCACGCGCGTGGCCACTCGGAGTTGCACGCGGGGGGGCTGCAGGCGCAGCCGGTGCACGGATTCTTTGGAGGCCAGCAGCCGCACCACGGCCACCCGGGaggccaccacccccaccaacaTCACCCTCACTTTGGGGGCAACTTCGGCGGCCCGGACCCGGGGGCCTCATGCCTGCACGGGGGTCGCCTACTTGGCTACGGCGGCGCCGCCGGCGGCCTGGGCAGCCAGCCGCCCTTCGCGGAGGGTTATGACCACATGGCGGAGAGCCAGGGGCCGGAGAGCTTCGGCCCGCAGCGACCCGGGAACCTCTCGGACTTCCACAGTTCGGGCGCCTCGGGTCATGCGGTGCCTGCCCCGTGCTTGCCGCTGGACCAGAGCCCTAACCGAGCCGCCTCCTTTCACGGCCTGCCCGCCTCCAGCGGCTCCGATTCCCACAGTCTGGAGCCCCGAAGGGTTGCGAACCAAGGAGCCGTCGACTCGCTGGAATACAATTACCCTGGCGAGGCGCCCTCGGGACATTTCGACATGTTTTCGCCCTCCGATTCCGAGGGGCAGCTGCCTCATTATGCGGCGGGGCGCCAGGTTCCCGGGAGCTCGTTTCCCGGTGCGTCGGCCATGCCCAGAGCTGCAGGCATGGTGGGCTTGTCCAAAATGCACgcccagccgccgccgccgccgcagcaaccgcagccgccgccgcagccgcagCAGCACGGCGTGTTCTTCGAGAGGTTCGGCGGGGCCCGCAAGATGCCCGTGGGGCTGGAGCCGGCAGTAGGCTCCAGGCACCCGCTAATTCAGCCTCCCCAGCAGGCCCCGCCGCCCCCTCCGCAGCAGCCCCCGCAGCCGCCGCAGCAGCCccagccgcagccgcagccgcagccgccgccgccgccgccgccgccgcccgggctTCTGGTCCGACAAAATTCGTGCCCGCCTGCGCTCCCGCGGCCGCAGCAGGGCGAGGCGGGCACGCCCAGCGGCGGCCTGCAGGACGGGGGCCCCCTGCTGCCCAGCCAGCACGCCCAGTTCGAGTACCCCATCCACCGGCTGGAGAACCGGAGCATGCACCCGTATTCGGAGCCCGTGTTCAACATGCAGCACCCCCCTCCGCAGCAGGCGCCCAACCAGCGGCTGCAGCATTTCGACGCGCCCCCCTACATGAACGTGGCCAAGAGGCCGCGCTTTGACTTCCCGGGCAGCGCGGGAGTGGACCGCTGCGCTTCGTGGAACGGCAGCATGCACAACGGCGCGCTGGACAACCACCTCTCGCCCTCTGCCTATTCGGGCCTGCCCGGCGAGTTCACGCCGCCCGTGCCCGACAGCTTCCCCTCAGGGCCAGCCCTGCAGCATCCAGCCCCGGACCACCAGTCCCTGCAGCCGCAGCAGCAAcaccagcagccccagcagcagcagcgcCAAAACGCGGCCCTCATGATTAAGCAGATGGCGTCGCGGAATCAGCAGCAGCGGCTGCGGCAGCCCAACCTGGCCCAGCTAGGCCACCCCGGGGACGTGGGCCAGGGCGGCCTGGTACACAGCGGCCCGGTGGGCGGCTTGGCCCAGCCGAACTTTGAGCGCGAAAGCACGGGCGCGGGGCGCCTGGGCACCTTCGAGCAGCCGGCGCCTCACTTGGCGCAGGAGAGCGCGTGGTTCCCAGGTCCGCACCCGCCGCCGGGGGACCTGCTGCCCCGCAGGATGGGCGGCTCAGGCCTGCCGGCTGACTGCGGCCCGCACGACCCGGGCCTggcgccgccccctccccccgggggcTCGGGCGTGCTGTTCCGTGGCCCTCTGCAGGAGCCGCTGAGGATGCCCGGAGAGGGCCACGTGCCCGCGCTGCCCTCCCCCGGCTTGCAGTTCGGGGGCAGCCTGGCGGGTCTGGGCCAACTGCAGTCGCCCGGGACTGCGGTGGGGCTGCCCAGCGCTCCCTCCGAGcgccggcccccgcccccggATTTCACAGCACCGGCGCTCGGGGGCCAGCCCGGCTTCCCGTTCAGCTCGGCGAACCGGCAGGCCACGCCGCATAGCGGCCCAGGCGTGAACTCGCCCCCGAgcgcgggcgggggcggcggcagcacgggcggcggcggcggcggcggtggcggcggcggcggcggcggcggcgggggcgcctATCCGCCGCAGCCTGATTTCCAGCCCAGCCAGCGCGCCTCGGCCAGTAAGCTGGGCGCGCTGTCGCTGGGCTCCTTCAACAAGCCCAGCTCCAAGGACAACCTGTTCGGCCAGAGCTGCCTGGCTGCACTCTCCACCGCCTGCCAGAACATGATCGCCAGCCTCGGGGCCCCCAACCTCAACGTGACCTTCAACAAGAAGAACCCGCCCGagggcaagaggaaactgagccaGAACGAGACCGACGGCGCGGCTGTGGCCGGCAACCCTGGCTCGGATTACTTCCCCGGAGGGACtgcccctggggccccagggcctggaggCCCGTCGGGGACTAGTAACAGCGGCTCCAAAGCCTCAGGGCCGCCCAACCCACCCGCCCAGGGGGACGGCACCAGCCTCTCCCCAAACTACACCCTGGAGTCAACGTCTGGGAACGACGGCAAGCCGGTCCCCGGGGGCGGAGGTCGGGGACGGGGTCGAAGAAAAAGGGACAGTGGTCACGTGAGCCCCGGGACCTTCTTCGACAAATACTCTGCAGCGCCAGACAGCGGGGGCGCGCCTGGGGTGAGCCCGGGGCAGCAGCAGGCGCCGGGCGCAGCCGTCGGAGGAAGCTCCACGAGCGAGGCTCGCGGGGCTCCTACGCCCCACGACAAGGCGCTCACGTCGCCGTCGTGGGGGAAGGGGGCCGAGTTGCTCTTGGGGGACCAGCCGGACCTCATGGCTTCCCTGGACGGCGGGGCCAAGTCGGACGGTAGTTCCCCGCACGTGGGCGAGTTTGCCTCGGACGAGGTGAGCACCAGCTACGCCAACGAGGACGAGGTGTCATCGAGCTCCGACaaccccccagccctggccaaaGCGAGTAGGAGCCCCCTGGTGACAGGCTCGCCCAAACTCCCTCCGCGTGGGGTGGGTGCTGGGGAACACGGACCTAAggctcccccgcccccgctcgGCCTGGGCATCATGTCTACCTCTACCTCCACCCCTGACAGCTACGGCGGCGGGGGCACGGGCCACCCTGGCACCCCGGGCCTGGAGCAGGTCCGGACCCCAACGAGCAGCAGCGGGGCACCACCCCCCGACGAGATCCACCCCCTGGAGATCCTCCAGGCGCAGATCCAGCTGCAGAGGCAGCAGTTCAGCATCTCTGAGGACCAGCCCCTGGGGCTCAAGGGTGGCAAGAAGGGTGAGTGCGCCGTTGGGTCCTCAGGGGCGCAGAATGGCGACAGCGAGCTGGGCAGCTGCTGCTCCGAGGCCGTCAAGAGCGCCATGAGCACCATCGACCTGGACTCGCTGATGGCGGAGCACAGCGCCACCTGGTACATGCCCGCAGACAAGGCCTTGGTGGACGGCGCCGACGACGACAAGACGCTGGCACCTTGGGAGAAGGCCAAACCCCAGAACCCCAACAGCAAAGAAG